gtcttCATTTATGAGTGATTTATCTTCAGGCGGTTGAAGATTACGTTCGAGCGCAAAGagttttaaatcaatatagtAATATGCCATCCTTCCGAGGCATTCAGAAAGACTGCGAAGATATTTTAGATGAGCTAAAATCCAAACTCAGATTACAATTTCACAAAAGGGAGACTTCCACTAAAGCTCTAGCTGAAAATGTCGAACttttgttacaattaaaaGAACCAGCTGATTCTTTATGCATTGAATTTTTGATGCATACTGAAGGAAGGTTAACGGAGCAATTAGAAATCCTGAAAGATATGTGCGAAAACGACATTATAGAGTTTATAGACATGGCTTCTTCAGGATTTCTTAGTAACTTGTGTCTGATTGTGGCTTCTTATAATGATTTGTTCATAAATCGATTAttggaagaaaataatttagttgatgactttgaaataaaagctgaaaataatttgaataaatttattgtgagcaatatgaaaaaatattttgatttagtGGGTAAACGAGTAGAAGATGTGAGTGATACAGCACTTTTGGTGAGAGCTCTTGACAGATTTCATCACAAGCTGCAGGCGATGAATATATCTTGCAAGGAAAAGGACTTTGTCAggtaatagagaaaaagaaaaatatattaaaaataatttaaaataaaacatataaaaaagaaatatagaataaaaattataaaaagtagagtagaggaaaagaataaatatcaaaataaataaaatatacatataataatatgacttttttatacacacacatatatacacacatatatatatatatatacttatatacgtatctatatatacgtacatatatatacatacatatatttcatcgAGTTGCAGCTTCTTGAAAATAGctcaatttcttttaaacacAAGGTGTGCTtacaatgttaaatttttatcaaacactgcatatatatatatatatacacacacacacatacatatacatatgcacgcgcgcacgcgcacacacacacacactcacatatatatatatatatagttgtagtatttttataaaatcaatcttttttataaaaaggctTTGTTACTTTATAATGTGCTGAATTATTGTAAGATAGCGTTTTATAAAAAGCCAGAATTTACAAAGAAACTTCGACATATACACAAGACTAATAAGATTGTGtacatgtgtataaaatatgataaaataaaaaaataaaataaaataaattaaaataaacatttttcagaaTTGGGACTGATATTGTTGTGAATGCTGGCCGAAAGCAATGTCGCAATCATTTGCACAGTTTGAAGCAACACTTAAATGAAACTTTAGTGAAAGTGAGACAAACATTAGCCACTAAACTTACACAGAATAGCGATGGAAGCTTAGCAGAGCTTCAAGCTATGCTCATCATGCCtattattgaaaaagtaaAAGGAGTTCTGCAAGATTTATTGGTTTGTATTTTCTCccctttcatttttaatacacatatCTCCAATAaccttgatatatatatatatatatatatatacatatatagatttgCATAGTTATGCATAGATTTTAAAGTACTGATCGAgagactttaattttattattttgattgccaatttacatattatttaggTTTTTCAGATCATGCGtttctaaaaaatagataaagaagcaaattattggaaaatgtgtatcctataatataaacaatctttttattttttttaactttttatatgtatattttaaatttttatattgtttagtttatttttaatctaacttttttttaataactcaattttaatttaattcctaatttaatgtaactcttaattatacatattttgttttttacttttgacataaaataaaattctttcttcgGCATCTTATCTTTTTGAGTTTCACTTTTTGAACTTTCAAGTAAtctactaataataattaataatataaatgtgaacAGAAAAGCACTTAAATTGGTTACAATTGCTCTTCTAGGTATTTTTGCAAGAAGACTTGTCGTTCAATCTAAAAACGCAGTTTCTGCAAAGTTTTTGCGTGGATGAAGTAAGAGAAGGATTAGTAATTGGTTTTTTGCATCATCTTACAGCTACAGCAGCTGGATTTTGCAATGGGTCTGATGTACCAAAATTTCCGCCCACCTTGTTACTTTTGCTTAGCAAAATGTGTATTGACTATAAAGAGAGCAACGTCCGTTATTTggtatttagaaataaaaagatttccaaaaaatattttagtcaattatataataatataatataaatgaaaataccgatatattaaagttaaaatataagtgaaaataaatagtaaataagtgaataatataaagtaatatatatatatatattaatatatatttgtatatacctTGCAGCTCACGACCACCGACGATCTTTTCAGTATTGATCAATATACatctttagaaaatataactcCCAAGTCAGAAATGTGCGATCACTTTCAGGAGGCTGCTCAAAATTTACTGAATCATTATGTACGAATTCAAGGACTAGCAGTTTCTCAAATGTTAAGGAAATCTGTAGAAACTAGGGATTGGTTGCATACAATTGAACCTAGAACTGTGAGAGCTGTGATGAAGAGAGTTGTCGAAGATGTAACAGCTATTGATTCCCAAGTTGCTGCTCTATATGATGACAATGATGGTCAAGATAGAAGTAGTGACAGCAGTAGAAAGACTCACAGGTAAAAAACTTATTAGGatttatgcaattaaatatatctcgtttttttcaaaattatacttttggTGATtgagataaaaacaaaatttcataCAATGCCGGCACAATgctaattacttatatatatctttggaTTTTGATATATTCTTCAGATTTTCTCtcgaatttattacttattaagtgttaaatttttaaattgagattaataattcagatttttttttttagcattagTGTCTCAAGGC
This Anoplolepis gracilipes chromosome 12, ASM4749672v1, whole genome shotgun sequence DNA region includes the following protein-coding sequences:
- the Vps51 gene encoding vacuolar protein sorting-associated protein 51 homolog codes for the protein MAESMNNPYDINGQHFNSDMYFQKLLKEYTLKQIMDHEAEIIKNTQTLHSDMQTLVYENYNKFISATDTIRKMKADFKEMEDSMDLLAKNMDSITSFSEQISSTLHGTRQQIAKLSSVHTLLKKLQFLFKLPGNLKDRINEENYVQAVEDYVRAQRVLNQYSNMPSFRGIQKDCEDILDELKSKLRLQFHKRETSTKALAENVELLLQLKEPADSLCIEFLMHTEGRLTEQLEILKDMCENDIIEFIDMASSGFLSNLCLIVASYNDLFINRLLEENNLVDDFEIKAENNLNKFIVSNMKKYFDLVGKRVEDVSDTALLVRALDRFHHKLQAMNISCKEKDFVRIGTDIVVNAGRKQCRNHLHSLKQHLNETLVKVRQTLATKLTQNSDGSLAELQAMLIMPIIEKVKGVLQDLLVFLQEDLSFNLKTQFLQSFCVDEVREGLVIGFLHHLTATAAGFCNGSDVPKFPPTLLLLLSKMCIDYKESNVRYLLTTTDDLFSIDQYTSLENITPKSEMCDHFQEAAQNLLNHYVRIQGLAVSQMLRKSVETRDWLHTIEPRTVRAVMKRVVEDVTAIDSQVAALYDDNDGQDRSSDSSRKTHSISVSRHHYRSNWSSYTPSHIDSSLVSNIHKLFSERIEIFSSVQFNKASILTGIIKISLKTFLECVRLRTFSKYGLQQIQVDTHYLQLYLWGFVSDENVVHSLLDEILGSAVHRCLEPVLMEPSVVDIICERG